The following nucleotide sequence is from Salinispirillum sp. LH 10-3-1.
CCCGGCGTCCACCGCGGGTGATTGAGCGCGTTGTGTGGCGTGGCACAGTTGCCAGGCTCCCGCGAGGGTACCCACCGCTTCCAGCAAGGGCACTGCAGCGGCATGTAAATACGCTTGGTCCGGTTGAGTTTGCAGGCGGGCGGTGGTGTCACGCAGGGCCTGTACGGCCGACAGCAATTCCGCATGAACCGCCACGCGGTCAAGCCAGTGGTTAAACACAGCGCCCTGGTCCTTCAGGATTTTGCGCCACAGTAAGTCCTGAGCCTGAATACCAGTGGTGCCTTCGTAGATGGTGGAAATCTTTAAATCACGGTAGAACTGCGCCACACCGGTTTCTTCAATAAAGCCCATGCCACCGAATATCTGGATAGCGTCACTGGTCAGTCGATTTGCGGTCTCGGTTGACCACGCTTTGAATACCGGAGTGAGTAGTTCAAGCTCGGCGTGCGCATCTGCTTGTTCAGCGTGCCCGTCCTGTCGTGCCTGATCAACGCGGAAACCCAGGTGGTAGCCCAGCAGCCGTGAAGCCAGAGTTTGACTGCGCATTCGCAGCAGTAATCGTTGTATGTCCGGGTGGTGAATCAGCGCGGTCGGACTTTCTCCCGTGGTAGGGTTTTTGCCTTGCCGACGCTCCCGGGCCCATTGCAGCGCCGCTTGATAAGCGCGCTCGGCAACCGCGGTCCCTTGCAGTCCTACGCTCAAGCGAGCTTCGTTCATCATCACAAACATGATGCGCAGGCCTTGGTTAGGCGGGCCGACCAGTTCACCCCATGCGTGCTCAAATTGCAGCGTACAGGTTGGGCTGCCGTGCAGGCCCATTTTGTGTTCAATGCCGGTGCAGGTGACGCCGTTACGCTGGTCTGCACGGCGGCTGGGTACGGCAAACAAGGAAATCCCGCGGCTGCCTGCGGGTGCGTCCGGTAGCCGCGCCAGGACCAGGTGCACGATGTTATCGGTCATGTCGTGCTGACCGAAGGTGATGTACAGCTTGTTGCCCGTCAGTCGGTAGCCGCCGTCCATGTCCGGGGTGGCACGGGTGGTCAGCAAGCCAAGGTCGGAACCGGAACCCGGCTCGGTCAGCGCCATGGTGGCCGTCCATTCCCCGCTGACCAACAAGGGGCCATAGTGTTTGATTAAGGCGTCATCGCCACTGGCGATCAGCGCCTCGACGGCACCCTCGGTAAGCGGTTGAATCATGCTGAAGGCCAGATTCGCACTCTGCCAGCATTCGGCCACGGGCATCGCCAGCAACTTGGGTAAGGCCTGGCCGCCCAAGGCTTCGGGTAAGCACAGACCCGTCCAGCTCGCGTCACGGAATTGCGCATAGGCGGCAGGCCAGCCGTTTGGCGTGCTCACCTTGCCGTCTTGCCATTGGCAACCCTGCCGGTCGCCAATAGGGTTTAACGGTGCTAAGACCTGCTCGGCAAAGCGCCCGGCCTCGTCTACGATGGCGGTCATCAGGTCGACATCAATAGTGGCGCAGGCGTCCACCGTCGCCAGTGCCTCAGCGCCAATGTGATGCTGCAGAATAAAGGCGATGTCGTCACGCGGGGCGCGATACTCCAACATGGTTGATGTTCCTCAGCGTGCTGCCATGCGTAAGGCGCCGTCGAGACGGATCACCTCACCATTCAACATGGGGTTTTCGATGATATGGCAGACGAGCCGTGCAAATTCGTCGGGTTCACCCAAGCGTGGCGGGAAGGGCACAGACTCGCCAAGCGACTGCTGCACTTCTTCCGGTAAGGCGTCCATCATCGGGGTTTTGAACAAGCCCGGCGCAATGGTCATCACTCGGATACCGAAGTCGGCCAGTTCACGCGCGATGGGCAAGGTCATGCTGACAATGCCCCCTTTCGAGGCCGCATACGCCGCTTGCCCGATTTGTCCGTCGTATGCGGCGACGGAGGCGGTATTGATGATGACACCCTGTTCGCGCTCGGCATTCACGGCGTTGTGCTGCATGGCGTCGGCGGCGAGGCGGATCATATTAAAGGTGCCGATCAGATTAACGCCAATCATGCGCTGAAAGCGTTCGAGTTCATGTATGCCCTTGCGGCCCAGCAAACGCGCTGCGCCGGGCACGCCGGCACAGTTGACCAAACCATTCAGTTGACCACCCCATTCAACAGCCGCTTTAACGCAGGCCGTGGCTTGCGCGCTGTCGGTGATGTCGGTTGCCATGAAGCGCGCCTGCTCACCCAGTTCGGCCGCCAGGGCGGTACCGCGCTCGGCGTTAACGTCGGCCATCATGACACGAGCGCCTTGTTGTAACAGGCGGCGCGTTACGCCTTCACCGAGTCCTGAGCTGGCCCCGGTGACGAGAAATGTAGCGTCTTGAATGTTCATATAGGCTCCTCGTTATCCCGCGTTTTCAAGTAGCACGGCAATGCCTTGACCGCCGCCTGCACAGGCGGTCGAAATGCCAAACTGCTGTTGGTCACGCTGTAATTGACGACCCAAGGTGTGGGTTAAGCGAACCCCGGACACTGCCAAGGGATGACCCATAGCAGTGGAGCCGCCTTGACGATTGAGGCGCTCTCGGTCTAAGCCCAGCTCGCGCTCAACGGCGATGCACTGGGCAGCGAAGGCTTCGTTGAGTTCGAAGCGGCCAATATCGTTTAACGTCATACCCTGACGCTGCAACAGGGCGCGCACGGCGGGTGCCGGGCCAATGCCCATGATTTCGGGCGGCACACCGACCACGGATCCGGCAACGATGCGGGCTAGGGGTTTCAAACCGTGTGCGCGCACATAGTCGCCACGGGCAATTAATACAGCGCCGCCACCATCCACCACGCCGGACGAATTGCCGCCGGTCTGCACGCCACCAAAAGCGGGGCGCAGGCGACTCAAAACATCCATCGGGCTAGGGCGAATATGTCCGTCGCGGGTGAACTCGGTCGCCCGATCGGCCAGCTTGAGGCCACGGCTGGCGTAGCCGTCTAGCGCCCATTCGGCGTTGTGCACGGGCACAACTTCGTCGTCGTAATAACCTTCGTCCCAAGCGCGAATGGCGTTGGCAAAGCTGCGCGCGGCAAATTCATCGGCTTCTTGTCGGCTGACGTTGTATTGCTGGGCCAGATTTTCAGCTGTATGGCCCATGTTGATACCAGGGGCCGGGTCGATCAGGGCTTCCCACAAGAAGTCCTTAAACTCCACCTGCCCCATGCGGAACCCGGCACGGTGGGTATAGGAGGCCACCGGGTTGCGGGACATGGATTCGCCCGCTGCGCATAGCACCACTTTGGCACGGCCCAGCGTGATCTGATCGGCGGCGGTCAAAATGGCTTCGAACCCGGTGCCGCACAGACGGTGTACCAGCAATGCGGGGCGCGATTGCGGTACACCGGAATACAAACCGATGTGACGGGGCAGCATGTAGGCATCGAAACTGGCTTGCGCCACACTGCCCGCGACAATGGCGTCGACGTCGGTAGCGGGAATGCCGGTGGCATCAAACAGCGCACGTGCAGCGTAGATACCCAAATCGGTGGGCGACACATCGCGCAAGACACCGCTCAGATCAGCAAAGGGTGTGCGGCGGCCATCGACCAACCAAATGTCATCGTACTGGCCTACTTGGGCGTGTTGTTCAGCGTCAGCAAAACGATTCATCACGATTTCTTCCTATTCAAAAATTCACCTATGCGGGCCTGCACTTCAGGGCTGGTCTGCGTCATGCCCGCCACCAGAGATTCAGTATAGAGGCCGTCGTCGCCGCTCATGTATTCCAAGCGACCCAGTGCGGTCACCATGGCCCAATTCGACAGCGGGGTGTTCTGTGCGATGGTCTTAGCCAGTGCCAGTGCTTTGGCTTCTGCTTCGCCCGCTGGAACGAGATAGTGGGCGAGGGCAAGACGCTCACCTTCCTCGGCGGACAAGGTGCGGCCCGTCAGCATCATGTCGGCCATGCGGGCTGAACCGATGATGCGGGCGATACGTACTGAACCACCACCACCGACAAAAATACCGTGACGACCTTCAGGAAGGCGAAAGAATGTATCGGGTTCGGCCACGCGTACATGGGTGCTGGCGGCCAATTCCAGTCCACCGCCGATGACAGCACCCTTGAGTGCCCCAATAACGGGTAAACCACAATTTTGAATTTTGCCGAACACGCGGTGCCACATGCGGGAGTGCTGAACCACACCATAAGGGTCGCGGGCTTGATGCTCGGCCAAGTCGAGCCCGGCACAAAAGTTGTCGCCGCTACCGCTCAGTACCACTACACGGGCGCTTTCGGGCATCTGGTCGAATAAGGATTCTAGTTCGAGCAGCAAGTTGTCATTAATGGCATTATGCTTAGCAGGACGGTTTAGCCGAATGTGCGCGATGCCATCGTTTAGGTCAAAGGTGACCAAGGCGGATTGAGTCATAGTGATGCCTGTTCTAGTAACT
It contains:
- a CDS encoding acyl-CoA dehydrogenase → MLEYRAPRDDIAFILQHHIGAEALATVDACATIDVDLMTAIVDEAGRFAEQVLAPLNPIGDRQGCQWQDGKVSTPNGWPAAYAQFRDASWTGLCLPEALGGQALPKLLAMPVAECWQSANLAFSMIQPLTEGAVEALIASGDDALIKHYGPLLVSGEWTATMALTEPGSGSDLGLLTTRATPDMDGGYRLTGNKLYITFGQHDMTDNIVHLVLARLPDAPAGSRGISLFAVPSRRADQRNGVTCTGIEHKMGLHGSPTCTLQFEHAWGELVGPPNQGLRIMFVMMNEARLSVGLQGTAVAERAYQAALQWARERRQGKNPTTGESPTALIHHPDIQRLLLRMRSQTLASRLLGYHLGFRVDQARQDGHAEQADAHAELELLTPVFKAWSTETANRLTSDAIQIFGGMGFIEETGVAQFYRDLKISTIYEGTTGIQAQDLLWRKILKDQGAVFNHWLDRVAVHAELLSAVQALRDTTARLQTQPDQAYLHAAAVPLLEAVGTLAGAWQLCHATQRAQSPAVDAGYRRNLSATRDFYLAHWLPEMHSHLARVAQADAGLKNYDFQQ
- a CDS encoding 3-hydroxyacyl-CoA dehydrogenase; amino-acid sequence: MNIQDATFLVTGASSGLGEGVTRRLLQQGARVMMADVNAERGTALAAELGEQARFMATDITDSAQATACVKAAVEWGGQLNGLVNCAGVPGAARLLGRKGIHELERFQRMIGVNLIGTFNMIRLAADAMQHNAVNAEREQGVIINTASVAAYDGQIGQAAYAASKGGIVSMTLPIARELADFGIRVMTIAPGLFKTPMMDALPEEVQQSLGESVPFPPRLGEPDEFARLVCHIIENPMLNGEVIRLDGALRMAAR
- a CDS encoding thiolase family protein gives rise to the protein MNRFADAEQHAQVGQYDDIWLVDGRRTPFADLSGVLRDVSPTDLGIYAARALFDATGIPATDVDAIVAGSVAQASFDAYMLPRHIGLYSGVPQSRPALLVHRLCGTGFEAILTAADQITLGRAKVVLCAAGESMSRNPVASYTHRAGFRMGQVEFKDFLWEALIDPAPGINMGHTAENLAQQYNVSRQEADEFAARSFANAIRAWDEGYYDDEVVPVHNAEWALDGYASRGLKLADRATEFTRDGHIRPSPMDVLSRLRPAFGGVQTGGNSSGVVDGGGAVLIARGDYVRAHGLKPLARIVAGSVVGVPPEIMGIGPAPAVRALLQRQGMTLNDIGRFELNEAFAAQCIAVERELGLDRERLNRQGGSTAMGHPLAVSGVRLTHTLGRQLQRDQQQFGISTACAGGGQGIAVLLENAG
- a CDS encoding crotonase/enoyl-CoA hydratase family protein, whose product is MTQSALVTFDLNDGIAHIRLNRPAKHNAINDNLLLELESLFDQMPESARVVVLSGSGDNFCAGLDLAEHQARDPYGVVQHSRMWHRVFGKIQNCGLPVIGALKGAVIGGGLELAASTHVRVAEPDTFFRLPEGRHGIFVGGGGSVRIARIIGSARMADMMLTGRTLSAEEGERLALAHYLVPAGEAEAKALALAKTIAQNTPLSNWAMVTALGRLEYMSGDDGLYTESLVAGMTQTSPEVQARIGEFLNRKKS